From a single Bacillus sp. NEB1478 genomic region:
- the gmk gene encoding guanylate kinase codes for MEKERGILFVLSGPSGVGKGTVCKALRAQKLDIQYSVSATTRQPREGEQHGVEYFFKTKEEFLRMIENKELLEWAEYVGNYYGTPIEYVNQTLDEGKDVILEIEVQGALQVKNIFPDGVFIFLTPPSLAELRNRIVGRGTETEDIVNNRMSVAKEEIDLMQHYHYSVVNDEIESACNRIKAIITTEHCRVDRVRPKYQRILGADE; via the coding sequence ATGGAAAAAGAAAGAGGCATTCTGTTTGTGCTTTCCGGACCGTCTGGTGTAGGAAAGGGTACTGTTTGTAAAGCATTAAGAGCACAAAAGCTGGACATTCAATACTCAGTTTCAGCCACTACTAGACAGCCGCGTGAAGGCGAACAACATGGGGTAGAATACTTCTTTAAAACAAAAGAAGAGTTTTTACGCATGATTGAAAATAAAGAACTGCTAGAGTGGGCAGAATACGTGGGCAACTATTATGGGACACCGATTGAATATGTGAACCAAACACTCGATGAAGGTAAGGATGTCATTTTAGAAATTGAAGTTCAAGGTGCACTTCAAGTGAAAAATATTTTTCCGGATGGTGTCTTTATCTTTTTAACACCTCCAAGTCTTGCCGAGCTAAGAAATCGTATTGTTGGACGAGGGACAGAAACAGAAGATATCGTTAACAATCGAATGAGTGTTGCAAAAGAAGAGATTGATCTCATGCAGCATTATCACTATTCAGTAGTGAACGATGAGATCGAGTCTGCTTGTAATAGAATTAAAGCCATAATAACTACAGAACACTGTCGCGTAGACCGAGTGCGACCCAAATATCAAAGAATTTTAGGAGCTGACGAATAA
- the remA gene encoding extracellular matrix/biofilm regulator RemA: MKLINIGYGNIVAAHRIIAVVSPESAPIKRLITVAREKNMLIDATYGRRTRAVVVTDSDHVILSAVQPETVAHRLMSIDEGSAEES; this comes from the coding sequence ATGAAATTAATTAATATTGGGTACGGAAATATTGTTGCGGCTCACCGTATCATTGCGGTAGTCAGTCCAGAATCTGCACCGATCAAAAGGTTAATTACGGTCGCCAGAGAAAAAAATATGCTGATTGATGCTACATACGGCAGGAGAACAAGAGCGGTTGTTGTTACCGACAGTGATCATGTCATTTTGTCGGCTGTGCAGCCAGAAACTGTAGCTCATAGACTGATGTCGATTGACGAGGGCTCAGCAGAAGAAAGTTAG
- a CDS encoding calcium-translocating P-type ATPase, SERCA-type, which produces MNWYQLPQHEIESILNSRLNEGLTKNEQEKRLKLNGPNQLEEGEKPSAILMFLAQFKDFMVLVLLAATLLSGFLGEYLDAIAIILIVVMNGILGFIQERKAEKSLASLKELSAPTAQVLREGRWVSIPAKDVVIGDVIKILSGDRVGADIRLLKTTGLQIEESALTGESVPSQKHNREISGDELPLGDQDNMAFMGTMVTRGAGEGIVIATGMGTEMGKIAHLIQTAENMATPLQMKLEQLGKILIALSLLLTVMVVIAGVMQGHDLYSMILAGVSLAVAAIPEGLPAIVTIALALGVQKMIRKRAIVRKLPSVETLGCATVICSDKTGTLTQNKMTVTRIWAQGNQWSVGENGFESTSGGDASREHVLTEVLAFGALCNNSTIEEGKKGSLIEIGDPTETALLISAYKAGITKESLSEQFSVEHEFPFDSSRKMMSVIVNDSDGNKMLVVKGAPDVLLEKSDYIVWEDKKQLIKQSHKERIKEAIYALGSQALRTIAVAVRPLKEDEYYAQATFAERSLTFIGLQGMMDPPRPEVEQSIRDCHTAGIKTIMITGDHVVTAASIAKKLNMLPEGGRVMEGAELAQLNDDELDKISENVYVYARVSPEHKLKIVKSLQRRGHVVAMTGDGVNDAPAIKSANIGIAMGITGTDVAKEASSLVLGDDNFATIRSAIEEGRNIYENIRKFIRYLLASNVGEILVMLFAMIMALPLPLVPIQILWVNLVTDGLPAMALGVDQAEEDVMRRRPRQAKEGVFSRGLGWKIISRGFLIGAATILAFWVTLKENPDQLIVAQSVAFATLVMAQLIHVFDCRSEHSVFHRNPLQNGYLVLAVISSVLLLLVVMYVQPLQEIFHTVALSLRQWLLVLGMASIPSFALAGFQLFKRDKI; this is translated from the coding sequence ATGAATTGGTACCAGCTGCCGCAACATGAAATTGAGTCAATTCTCAACAGCAGGCTGAACGAAGGACTAACGAAGAATGAACAGGAAAAACGTTTAAAGCTTAATGGTCCTAACCAGCTAGAAGAAGGGGAAAAGCCTTCAGCTATTTTGATGTTCTTAGCCCAGTTTAAAGATTTTATGGTACTCGTGCTTTTAGCAGCAACTTTGTTATCAGGGTTTTTAGGAGAATACTTGGATGCGATCGCGATTATTCTTATTGTTGTGATGAATGGGATACTCGGATTTATCCAAGAACGAAAAGCAGAAAAATCACTTGCCTCGTTAAAGGAACTGTCAGCTCCAACTGCGCAAGTTTTAAGAGAAGGGCGATGGGTCTCAATTCCGGCAAAAGATGTAGTAATTGGTGATGTAATCAAAATTTTGAGCGGTGACAGAGTGGGAGCAGATATCCGTCTCCTAAAAACTACTGGTCTTCAAATTGAAGAATCCGCTTTAACCGGTGAATCAGTACCTTCTCAAAAACATAACCGGGAAATCAGCGGCGATGAACTGCCGCTTGGTGATCAGGACAATATGGCGTTTATGGGTACGATGGTTACAAGAGGCGCTGGAGAAGGAATTGTAATCGCAACAGGAATGGGAACAGAGATGGGGAAGATTGCTCATTTGATACAAACGGCAGAGAACATGGCAACTCCTCTCCAAATGAAATTAGAGCAGCTAGGAAAAATTTTGATTGCCCTTTCACTATTATTAACAGTAATGGTCGTCATTGCTGGAGTTATGCAAGGACACGATCTTTATAGCATGATTCTAGCTGGTGTGTCATTAGCTGTTGCTGCGATACCAGAAGGACTTCCTGCGATAGTAACGATTGCTCTTGCGCTCGGGGTTCAAAAAATGATCCGGAAGAGAGCGATCGTCAGAAAGCTGCCTTCGGTAGAAACGCTTGGTTGTGCAACTGTTATTTGTTCAGATAAAACAGGAACTCTGACACAAAATAAAATGACTGTTACTCGAATTTGGGCACAAGGAAATCAATGGAGTGTAGGGGAAAATGGGTTTGAAAGTACGTCAGGAGGAGATGCATCTCGTGAGCACGTACTAACAGAAGTACTGGCTTTTGGTGCACTATGCAATAACTCTACAATAGAAGAAGGGAAAAAGGGATCACTTATAGAAATCGGGGATCCGACAGAAACAGCTTTGTTAATAAGTGCTTATAAAGCAGGAATAACGAAAGAGTCACTAAGTGAGCAATTTTCTGTTGAACATGAATTTCCTTTCGATTCATCGAGAAAGATGATGAGTGTCATTGTCAACGATTCGGATGGAAATAAGATGCTCGTAGTAAAAGGAGCACCAGATGTATTATTGGAGAAAAGTGATTATATCGTGTGGGAAGATAAAAAACAGCTGATTAAACAATCTCATAAAGAACGAATTAAAGAAGCGATTTATGCTTTAGGAAGTCAGGCGCTCCGGACAATCGCAGTTGCTGTTAGACCTTTAAAAGAAGACGAGTATTATGCTCAAGCAACATTCGCTGAAAGAAGTCTCACATTTATTGGACTTCAAGGAATGATGGATCCGCCTCGTCCAGAAGTAGAGCAAAGTATAAGAGATTGTCACACCGCTGGTATCAAAACCATCATGATTACCGGAGATCATGTAGTGACTGCTGCGAGTATTGCCAAAAAATTAAACATGCTCCCTGAAGGCGGAAGAGTAATGGAAGGCGCAGAATTAGCTCAGCTTAACGATGATGAACTCGATAAAATCTCTGAGAATGTATATGTATATGCCAGAGTGTCTCCTGAACATAAACTCAAAATTGTTAAATCTCTGCAGCGACGGGGACATGTTGTTGCAATGACTGGAGACGGTGTAAATGATGCACCTGCTATTAAATCAGCTAATATTGGTATAGCTATGGGTATAACAGGAACAGATGTGGCGAAAGAAGCCTCATCTCTTGTACTTGGTGATGATAATTTCGCAACGATTCGCTCTGCTATTGAAGAGGGAAGAAATATTTACGAAAATATCCGTAAATTCATACGCTATTTACTTGCGTCAAATGTGGGAGAAATTCTCGTCATGCTTTTTGCAATGATTATGGCTTTGCCCCTTCCGCTCGTTCCGATTCAAATCCTTTGGGTAAACCTTGTGACAGATGGGTTGCCTGCAATGGCACTGGGCGTTGACCAAGCTGAAGAAGATGTGATGAGAAGAAGACCAAGGCAAGCAAAAGAGGGTGTTTTCTCCAGAGGACTAGGATGGAAAATCATTTCTCGAGGATTTCTAATTGGTGCAGCTACCATTCTAGCTTTTTGGGTTACGCTAAAAGAGAATCCGGACCAGCTGATCGTTGCACAGTCAGTAGCCTTTGCAACACTAGTCATGGCGCAGCTGATTCATGTCTTTGACTGCCGAAGTGAACATTCAGTGTTCCACCGCAATCCGCTGCAAAATGGCTATCTTGTGCTCGCCGTTATCTCATCAGTACTTCTTTTGCTGGTCGTTATGTATGTACAGCCATTGCAAGAAATATTTCACACGGTTGCTCTAAGCTTAAGACAATGGCTGCTTGTTCTAGGAATGGCATCCATCCCATCTTTTGCTCTTGCAGGATTTCAATTGTTTAAACGGGATAAAATTTGA